A portion of the Pseudoxanthomonas sp. JBR18 genome contains these proteins:
- a CDS encoding ABC transporter ATP-binding protein, translated as MGRITLEGVTKSFDDTQVIHGADLEIEDGKFVVFVGPSGCGKTTLLRLIAGLEDVSGGRILIDGQDVTKLPPAKRGLSMVFQSYALYPHMSVRKNIAFGLKMARVPKAEIDKRVNQAADILNLTDYLDRRPGQLSGGQRQRVAIGRAIVREPKGFLFDEPLSNLDAALRVQMRLEVTRLQKQLKTTAVYVTHDQVEAMTMADEIVVLQGGRIEQVGTPLELYERPANVFVAGFIGSPRMNLLEGEIAQRHGAATLGVRPEHIRVHRGDMATDGDAWRGTVAQAEHLGSDTFVYVDVPGVGTLDARCTGDLRVQQGDTVTLVPDPQHLHRFDAQQQAMR; from the coding sequence ATGGGACGCATCACACTGGAAGGTGTCACCAAATCCTTCGACGACACCCAGGTCATCCACGGCGCCGACCTGGAGATCGAGGACGGCAAGTTCGTGGTCTTCGTCGGGCCGTCCGGCTGCGGCAAGACCACCCTGCTGCGCCTGATCGCCGGGCTTGAGGACGTCAGTGGCGGGCGCATTCTCATCGACGGCCAGGACGTGACCAAGCTGCCGCCGGCCAAGCGCGGGCTGTCGATGGTGTTCCAGTCCTACGCGCTGTATCCGCACATGAGCGTGCGCAAGAACATTGCCTTCGGGCTGAAGATGGCGCGCGTGCCCAAGGCCGAGATCGACAAGCGGGTCAACCAGGCGGCTGACATCCTCAACCTGACCGACTACCTGGACCGCCGGCCGGGCCAGCTCTCCGGCGGCCAGCGCCAGCGCGTGGCCATCGGCCGTGCCATCGTGCGCGAACCCAAGGGCTTCCTGTTCGACGAGCCGCTGTCCAACCTGGACGCCGCCCTGCGTGTGCAGATGCGCCTGGAAGTCACCCGCCTGCAGAAGCAGCTCAAGACCACGGCCGTCTACGTCACCCACGATCAGGTCGAAGCCATGACCATGGCCGATGAGATCGTGGTGCTGCAGGGCGGGCGCATCGAACAGGTCGGCACGCCGCTGGAACTCTACGAGCGCCCGGCCAATGTCTTCGTCGCCGGCTTCATCGGCTCGCCGCGCATGAACCTGCTCGAGGGCGAGATCGCCCAGCGTCATGGCGCGGCCACGCTGGGCGTGCGCCCGGAACACATCCGCGTGCATCGCGGCGACATGGCGACCGATGGCGACGCCTGGCGCGGCACCGTGGCCCAGGCCGAACACCTGGGCAGCGACACCTTCGTTTACGTGGATGTCCCGGGCGTGGGCACGTTGGATGCGCGCTGCACCGGCGATCTGCGCGTGCAACAGGGCGACACGGTGACCC